The following proteins are co-located in the candidate division KSB1 bacterium genome:
- a CDS encoding FHA domain-containing protein, whose translation MQAKMFCKTGQLAGAKFEIKEEATIGSKSENTIRLHPKIISGNHARIYYDENEKCYFLEDLGSGNGTQLDGVTITEKEKLTNLHVITFADSFDFIFQMIDDGSKQEAKEEKQTKEMYKTILEKDQAMPFPANLADVEAKTPAEDSEAAPKPDIQKTIVEGEFAQVPAIPLEREEPKEAGVNFLLNIVSLDKTFELKSGENVIGRALECDIFIDDASVSRFHAILTIKSGKVWLKDLKSKNHTFINDNKVKKEIEVETNTNIVFGKVEVQLISKNS comes from the coding sequence ATGCAAGCAAAGATGTTTTGTAAGACCGGCCAATTAGCTGGCGCAAAGTTTGAGATCAAAGAGGAAGCTACCATTGGTTCCAAATCAGAAAATACCATCAGGCTCCATCCGAAAATTATTTCTGGTAATCACGCCAGAATTTACTATGATGAGAATGAAAAATGTTATTTTTTAGAGGATTTAGGCAGTGGCAACGGAACACAATTAGACGGCGTGACAATTACTGAAAAGGAAAAATTAACCAATTTGCATGTCATTACGTTTGCAGATTCGTTTGATTTTATATTTCAGATGATTGACGATGGCAGCAAACAAGAAGCTAAAGAGGAAAAACAAACAAAAGAAATGTACAAAACGATCCTTGAAAAAGATCAGGCCATGCCTTTTCCTGCAAATCTTGCTGACGTAGAAGCTAAAACACCAGCGGAAGACTCAGAAGCCGCACCGAAGCCAGACATTCAAAAAACGATTGTGGAGGGAGAATTTGCTCAAGTACCGGCCATCCCACTTGAAAGAGAGGAACCAAAGGAAGCAGGGGTAAATTTTCTTTTAAACATTGTAAGTCTTGACAAAACATTTGAATTGAAAAGTGGTGAAAATGTAATTGGTCGAGCCCTAGAGTGTGATATCTTTATCGACGACGCCTCTGTTTCTCGGTTCCATGCCATATTGACGATAAAATCAGGAAAGGTTTGGTTGAAAGATCTAAAAAGTAAGAATCATACTTTTATCAATGATAATAAAGTTAAAAAAGAAATTGAAGTAGAAACAAATACAAACATTGTCTTTGGAAAAGTTGAAGTTCAGCTTATTTCTAAAAATAGTTAA
- a CDS encoding FHA domain-containing protein, with product MTSSREISPDGSLILKKAVKLPEILDMLIVGGGPGGTAAVFRAKELGLSALVIDFDDLMKRIRDYAKDKLILPDFGGGDKMKFPKGDKLFSLLHFSPIDKDDMCALWKKFYYENNIPAHIGIELTCLQRRADGVWEVKAWNHKTKSEQGYLARHVVISIGRGVPRRFDIPGNLDGIAYRLDDAETYVNAPACVIGGGTSAAEAVIAISNAKAKANDPTAIYWSYRGDSMPKISKGLADVFFEAYVGNGNIRYYPKSEPAAVVVAEDRKEYLSIRIDRKRIDGRPNECAYLEFPKENCITCIGEDIPEAFLNSLGIYMAIGGANNKKRMVVSPFLETQQPNIYLAGAILAPAYFVAEDFDADPATFQEFKHRDNIKSALIDGVYVAEVISQRLAGKKDIHVELEFVEDGKKEVKEVKEVKETIQKTSSAVDSEGPPSKVISAERIVEEHRAFIIRILPGDVQENEYAIKKNAVTTIGREGSDINFPEDTTLSEKHASISHGPDGYFLRDDGSVTGVYLRAIEARPLEVQPGHLVRAGRQFLLLGKTNGTYEFIHYDQTGKELKRYQVPRKTMVLGRDAPDIILDSQDMTLSRRHLAISLKENKVFIKDLKSVNGTFVKVKNAVKLEHGDRFRVGQQILVFSLKEDAVVDSGHFTSKSVVAPTQVEPPPTSKAEQREAVQAGELIVTFKNFDKTLPIKSGQTVCEVAEEYGIKINAECHAGICGSDPLRIISGKENLNKQSDQERDTLEDICSVNPDECRLACMTMPTGPIEVEII from the coding sequence ATGACCTCTTCTCGTGAAATCTCACCAGATGGTAGTCTTATATTAAAGAAAGCCGTCAAGTTGCCTGAAATTCTCGACATGCTGATTGTCGGGGGCGGACCCGGGGGGACAGCGGCCGTCTTTCGAGCAAAGGAATTGGGCCTGTCTGCTTTGGTTATTGATTTTGATGATCTCATGAAGCGAATTCGAGATTACGCGAAGGATAAACTCATCTTACCGGATTTTGGCGGCGGCGATAAAATGAAATTTCCCAAGGGCGATAAATTGTTTTCGTTATTACATTTTTCTCCGATCGATAAAGACGATATGTGTGCACTCTGGAAAAAATTTTACTACGAAAACAACATTCCGGCACACATCGGTATTGAGCTCACCTGTTTACAGCGTCGAGCTGATGGCGTCTGGGAGGTGAAAGCCTGGAATCACAAAACAAAATCCGAACAGGGATATTTAGCCAGACATGTTGTCATTTCTATCGGACGCGGAGTGCCTCGACGTTTTGATATTCCCGGCAATTTAGACGGCATTGCCTACCGACTGGATGATGCAGAGACTTACGTCAATGCCCCGGCATGTGTCATCGGCGGCGGTACGTCAGCGGCAGAAGCCGTGATAGCAATCTCAAATGCCAAAGCGAAGGCAAACGATCCAACCGCTATTTATTGGTCCTACCGTGGCGACAGTATGCCAAAGATTTCCAAGGGGTTGGCAGACGTTTTTTTCGAGGCTTATGTTGGGAACGGCAATATTCGCTACTATCCCAAAAGCGAGCCGGCAGCCGTCGTCGTCGCTGAAGACCGCAAAGAGTATCTTTCGATTCGTATTGACCGCAAACGCATTGATGGTCGGCCAAATGAGTGTGCTTATTTGGAATTTCCCAAGGAAAATTGTATCACTTGTATTGGAGAAGATATTCCAGAAGCTTTTCTGAACTCCTTAGGAATTTACATGGCCATCGGTGGAGCAAACAACAAAAAGCGCATGGTGGTCAGCCCTTTTTTAGAAACACAACAACCCAACATCTATCTTGCGGGGGCCATTTTAGCACCGGCCTATTTCGTAGCGGAAGATTTTGATGCGGATCCGGCAACTTTCCAGGAATTTAAGCATCGTGACAATATTAAATCGGCTTTAATTGACGGTGTCTATGTAGCTGAAGTCATTTCACAAAGATTAGCCGGCAAAAAAGACATCCACGTGGAGCTGGAGTTCGTGGAGGATGGCAAAAAGGAAGTAAAGGAAGTAAAGGAAGTAAAGGAAACCATCCAGAAGACATCAAGCGCGGTCGATAGCGAAGGTCCCCCGTCAAAAGTGATTTCAGCCGAGCGCATCGTTGAAGAACACCGAGCTTTTATCATCCGAATTTTGCCTGGTGACGTCCAGGAAAACGAATACGCGATTAAGAAGAATGCCGTAACCACTATCGGTAGAGAAGGGAGCGATATAAACTTCCCTGAGGACACTACTTTATCAGAAAAGCATGCTTCCATATCACACGGCCCCGATGGTTATTTTCTGCGGGATGATGGCAGCGTTACGGGTGTTTATTTAAGAGCCATAGAAGCACGCCCGCTTGAGGTTCAGCCTGGCCATCTGGTGCGTGCCGGCAGACAGTTTTTACTATTGGGTAAAACCAATGGCACCTATGAATTTATTCATTATGACCAGACCGGTAAAGAATTAAAACGCTACCAGGTGCCCAGGAAAACCATGGTTTTAGGTCGCGATGCTCCGGATATTATCCTCGACAGCCAGGACATGACTTTATCTCGCCGTCATTTAGCCATCTCTTTGAAAGAAAATAAAGTTTTTATCAAAGATTTAAAAAGTGTTAATGGCACTTTTGTCAAAGTAAAAAATGCAGTTAAACTTGAACATGGCGATCGATTCAGGGTTGGTCAGCAGATTCTTGTTTTTTCATTAAAAGAAGATGCTGTGGTCGATAGCGGTCATTTTACTTCAAAGTCGGTGGTCGCGCCTACTCAAGTGGAACCGCCTCCGACGAGCAAGGCCGAGCAGCGGGAGGCAGTCCAGGCCGGTGAGTTAATTGTTACGTTTAAGAATTTTGATAAAACCTTGCCAATCAAGTCAGGGCAGACAGTCTGTGAAGTGGCAGAGGAATATGGGATAAAAATTAATGCAGAATGTCACGCGGGTATCTGCGGCAGCGACCCTCTTCGTATCATTTCAGGTAAGGAAAATCTAAATAAACAAAGCGATCAAGAGAGAGATACGCTTGAGGATATTTGTAGTGTCAATCCTGATGAATGCCGACTTGCTTGTATGACGATGCCAACAGGGCCCATCGAAGTTGAGATTATTTAG
- a CDS encoding cyclic nucleotide-binding domain-containing protein, protein MEISETLSPKELQKYGIFQDYDETFLKKISADIAIAKWQKDSTLFEEGSYINLAFFIAQGKVEIYLDKPGVDTQLSQPIFDAHRPGMFEIAESRKDKPEQKSTQETIYQTQIRKQDTNKTIFLSVMDFNLPVGNKLELGAGEIFGEIGALSGWPQSVTVRTTTDCELVQIRVPALRLMKRKSKALKERIDTLYRKRALFSQLKGTPLFQSCDDKFIDSITKKVELISCEPDETISNEGEPADALYLVRSGFVKLSQKLGEDQIVFSYLSKGMIIGEVGLLIEGMDTWQYTVSSVEYSEIVKISRKDFEEIIKNYPEIEKILWESLGARIKEAGYVKKNIDQSEFIDTALSGGLVQGNSILVIDLNVCTRCDDCVRACSETHGGLPRFIREGDKVENFLITRACYHCRDPVCLIGCPTGAIHRTNVGDVVAIDERLCIGCQSCAKNCPYDAITMYQTGEVWPDNMIPQGLRGQDRLLATKCDLCYQSETGPACVNNCPHGCAFRIGSLDEFQKLLSNT, encoded by the coding sequence TTGGAAATTTCCGAGACGTTATCGCCGAAAGAATTACAAAAGTATGGCATCTTCCAGGATTATGATGAAACCTTTCTTAAAAAAATAAGTGCTGATATCGCCATTGCAAAATGGCAAAAGGATTCCACCTTGTTTGAAGAAGGCTCTTATATCAATCTGGCTTTTTTTATAGCTCAAGGCAAAGTCGAAATCTATCTAGACAAACCTGGTGTTGACACTCAATTAAGCCAGCCAATTTTTGATGCTCACCGACCTGGCATGTTTGAAATTGCTGAATCACGAAAAGACAAACCAGAGCAAAAATCAACTCAAGAAACGATTTATCAAACTCAAATTAGAAAGCAAGATACTAACAAAACTATCTTTTTATCCGTTATGGATTTTAATTTACCAGTTGGCAATAAGTTAGAACTAGGTGCTGGAGAAATATTCGGTGAGATTGGCGCTTTGAGCGGTTGGCCACAATCTGTAACAGTTCGAACCACAACCGATTGTGAACTCGTTCAAATTAGAGTGCCAGCACTACGATTGATGAAACGAAAGTCAAAAGCTTTGAAAGAACGAATTGACACTCTTTATAGGAAGAGAGCTCTATTTTCCCAGCTTAAAGGGACGCCTTTATTTCAATCATGTGATGACAAATTTATTGATTCTATCACGAAAAAAGTAGAATTGATTTCTTGTGAGCCGGACGAAACCATCAGCAACGAAGGCGAGCCAGCAGACGCCCTTTATCTAGTTCGTTCTGGTTTTGTAAAACTTTCTCAGAAATTAGGTGAGGATCAAATTGTCTTTTCGTATCTCTCAAAAGGCATGATCATAGGGGAGGTTGGTCTGTTAATAGAAGGCATGGATACCTGGCAATACACAGTCTCCTCCGTCGAATATTCCGAGATTGTCAAAATATCTCGGAAAGATTTTGAGGAAATTATTAAAAACTATCCGGAAATTGAAAAGATACTCTGGGAGTCGCTGGGTGCACGCATTAAGGAAGCGGGTTACGTAAAAAAGAATATTGACCAATCTGAATTTATCGATACGGCTTTGAGTGGAGGCCTAGTGCAGGGAAACAGTATATTAGTCATTGACCTAAATGTCTGTACGCGCTGTGATGACTGCGTTCGGGCCTGCTCTGAAACTCATGGTGGATTGCCAAGATTTATCCGCGAAGGCGATAAAGTCGAAAACTTTCTGATTACCAGAGCGTGCTACCATTGCCGTGACCCCGTTTGCTTAATAGGTTGTCCTACGGGAGCAATTCACCGCACCAATGTTGGAGATGTCGTCGCAATTGACGAGCGGCTTTGTATCGGCTGCCAGTCCTGTGCAAAAAATTGTCCCTACGATGCGATTACCATGTATCAAACGGGTGAGGTTTGGCCTGATAATATGATCCCGCAAGGTCTACGAGGACAAGATCGTCTGCTTGCAACGAAATGCGATTTGTGTTACCAATCTGAAACTGGGCCAGCTTGTGTAAATAATTGTCCGCATGGCTGCGCTTTTAGAATAGGTAGCCTCGATGAATTTCAGAAATTATTATCAAATACTTAA
- a CDS encoding NUDIX hydrolase, with the protein MKFCSNCGQKISFGKVPDDEKERFYCENCNFIHYQNPKIIVGTLPRWEDKILLCKRAIEPRKNLWTFPAGFLENGERIEDGGIRETVEEANAEIEIDRLFSVYSLPHVSQIYCMFLAHLVNLNFHPGHESLEVKLFKKEEIPWDEIAFSSIRFTLDKFVNAKDSPNHEVHLGAWNNK; encoded by the coding sequence ATGAAGTTCTGCAGCAACTGCGGTCAAAAAATCAGTTTCGGCAAAGTACCGGACGATGAAAAGGAAAGATTCTATTGCGAAAATTGCAATTTCATCCACTACCAGAATCCTAAAATTATCGTCGGTACCCTTCCGCGCTGGGAGGACAAAATCCTGCTCTGCAAACGGGCAATCGAGCCGCGCAAAAATCTGTGGACTTTTCCGGCCGGCTTTCTGGAAAACGGAGAACGAATTGAAGACGGCGGGATTCGTGAAACAGTTGAGGAGGCGAACGCGGAAATTGAAATCGACCGCCTATTCTCGGTTTACAGCCTGCCGCATGTCAGTCAGATTTACTGCATGTTTTTAGCGCACCTGGTCAATCTGAACTTTCATCCGGGACATGAGAGTTTGGAAGTTAAGCTTTTTAAAAAAGAAGAAATCCCCTGGGACGAAATCGCTTTTAGTTCAATTAGATTTACCCTCGATAAATTTGTTAATGCCAAAGATTCACCTAACCATGAGGTACATTTAGGGGCATGGAATAATAAGTAA